One Chanodichthys erythropterus isolate Z2021 chromosome 22, ASM2448905v1, whole genome shotgun sequence DNA window includes the following coding sequences:
- the nr6a1b gene encoding nuclear receptor subfamily 6 group A member 1-B gives MEVENRPNGFDFSKRDKLLSSSGFYEENSLQDDTEDGGERWCLICGDRASGLHYGIISCEGCKGFFKRSICNKRIYRCNRDKNCQMSRKQRNRCQYCRLQKCLQMGMNRKAIREDGMPGGRNKMIGPVQISLEEIERIMSGQEFKEGAELSDTWSHSYSNHSSPGNSISEGGQTLSFSALSTSRSVDVSTYSVSCRDQCSSPQLTHSFLLCKYPLPPPTGSSLKMHTFSAQLLAAEDLTPLTTPMVIEEGYIVTQSELLALLCRIADELLFRQIVWLKRLPFYSDLSIKDCTRLLGASWHQLILLSLLTVHSRQILAELANITHQYTPSNLTLQGFGEDAMEVMESLNFLFRKFHQLSISNEEFSCLKSITLLNQDVAGLCNTPMMEQLSERYWSVCRDLTEQLHPHRPKRFSDIITCLSEIRHTSGKMMAVPLEQLPLLFKAVLYSCTTNQNPWLANSSASGT, from the exons AGGACGGGGGTGAACGCTGGTGTCTGATCTGCGGTGACCGGGCATCCGGACTGCACTATGGCATCATTTCCTGTGAGGGGTGTAAGGGCTTCTTCAAACGCAGTATTTGCAACAAGCGCATCTACCGTTGCAACAGGGACAAGAACTGCCAGATGTCCCGCAAGCAACGCAACCGCTGTCAGTACTGCAGACTACAGAAATGCCTTCAGATGGGAATGAACCGCAAGG CAATCAGAGAGGATGGGATGCCAGGAGGGAGGAATAAAATGATTGGACCTGTTCAG ATCTCGCTGGAGGAGATCGAACGAATTATGTCTGGCCAGGAGTTTAAAGAAGGAGCTGAACTATCAGATACGTGGAGCCACAGCTACAGTAACCACAGTTCACCTGGCAACAGTATCTCCGAGGGTGGTCAGACCTTATCTTTCTCCGCGCTGTCAACCAG CCGTTCTGTGGATGTGAGCACATACTCTGTGTCCTGTAGAGATCAATGCAGCAGTCCTCAGCTAACCCACTCTTTCCTGTTGTGTAAATATCCTTTGCCGCCTCCTACTGGAAGCAGCCTGAAGATGCACACATTTTCGGCCCAGCTACTCGCTGCTGAAGACCTCACTCCTCTCACTACACCCATGGTCATAGAGGAGGg GTATATCGTGACTCAGTCGGAGCTGCTGGCTCTGCTGTGCCGTATAGCTGATGAGCTGTTATTCAGACAGATTGTCTGGCTGAAGCGTTTACCGTTCTACAGTGATCTGTCCATCAAAGACTGCACTCGTTTACTGGGGGCTTCCTGGCATCAGCTCATCCTGCTCTCCTTGCTCACGGTGCACAGCAGACAGATACTGGCAGAACTAGCCAACATCACACACCAGTACACACCCTCCAACCTGACACTACAGGG ATTTGGTGAGGATGCTATGGAGGTCATGGAAAGCTTAAATTTTCTCTTCCGTAAGTTTCATCAACTAAGCATCAGCAATGAGGAGTTCAGCTGCTTAAAGAGCATCACCCTGCTCAATCAAG aTGTGGCAGGTTTGTGCAACACACCCATGATGGAACAGTTAAGTGAACGTTACTGGTCTGTGTGTCGTGACCTGACAGAACAACTCCACCCTCACCGGCCCAAACGCTTCTCTGACATCATCACCTGCCTTTCTGAGATACGCCACACTTCAG GTAAGATGATGGCCGTTCCCCTGGAGCAGCTCCCactgctgtttaaggcagtacTGTACTCCTGCACAACCAATCAAAACCCCTGGCTAGCCAACAGCTCCGCCTCCGGGACATAA